AACAGTCTTGTTAAGCATAGATGTTACATATGTGTTAGTGTTTCCAGGTTTTACAGTTCGAATAGCCACTTCCATCGCAGTATTTGCTGCCTTTAAAACATCCGCTTGTTTTCCTGAAATACGTTCAGTCCCAATAACAATGGAATGCGAGCAAATACTAATGAATCCATCTATATGAGCGCCGAGGTCAATCTTAATTAAGTCACCATTCTTTAACTTTAGGCTTTCTGCAGGCAAAGGGGAAAAATTGCCACAAATTTCATTTACAGAAATGCACGTAGGAAATGCAATACCCTTATCCAATTTCCTGCCACCCTCTTTTTTGTTATAAACTGAACTTGACTTCTCCTCGATCATAGAGTCGCTTTTCCTGCAAATTTCTGAGATATCTGCGCCATCCAAACATAATGTTATTACATACTGAAGCGTTGAATTTACTATCTCCGCTGCTGTATAGTATTTAGTAACAACCTCTGAATTGGATATTGACTCAGAAATGCAAAAGTCGTCTACGTTCTCAAGCCCTTCTTGTTTTGACATTTTTcgtttaaataaaaaaaaactaataCAACTAACTTACTCGTCTTATCATTTCCCGCTGCAAACATTTTGTAAAAAACATACTATCAAATACTTAAATTGAACATTAGTTGTTCAAGATTCAAAGCAACAATGGTTTATAACATTTGGCTTTAAAGTTTGACTTATTAATAAGGCTATTCTCATAAGATACCTTTGTTTGTAATGATGAGGCTAACCctatttctaaaattaattatgtATTCCGTAGGAATGGTCAGCTAAGTTTGAGTTGTAtctcaatttttttttttgcgAATAGGCCTTTTTTGATGCTCTTTGTGTTGTTTGGATAAATTGTCAAAGTCATTATACTCAAATAACTCTGATATCTCCTTGGgaatttcatcaatattagCGTTATTTTTGGAATCGGGATCAGCCGTTTCTTTTATCGTGTTGTCTTCAAAATTGTCCACAATATCTACTCCTTTATCCAAACATTGAAACTTGTGACTGTGAAATTTTCTCTTTTCGCATGTAAAATAAGATTTTAAGTCATGATCAGCGGTTAAACCTGAATGTGTATTGGATGATAAAATGTTTGAACCATTTTTTCTGCagttatttaaagattgaGTAGATttagataataatttaaatgattcGAGCATTCTAGAAAAAACTCTGCATTTCGAGCCTCTAGATGCCTTAAGGTTCAAATTACAAATTACAACAATATAGTTCTcaagtaaatattttaaaattaactgaatattatttctgcATATAAAGTCAAGCATTTCAATTACCACGCTTTCCAATATTGAACCCTCTCCTCTATTTCTTGGCACCTTTAATTGGTCcattattaagaaaatgTACTTAAAAATATCATGTTTAGTGAATAGACGGTAATAAAAGTCGTCTCGAGTTCCCAGGCAAGTTCtcaagaatttaataactgaaatagaaaaaattttatGAAATGGTCGAGTAGCGATACGTAGCAATTTTCTTGGCAATTGATTTTGAAGgattttgtatttaattCTGTAGTTGTGTTCTTGTACGCAAGTTGCGAGAATATCGCAAAATAATACTCTTGCAGAATACAATGGATTGAATTCagtaaaaattaaagagtCGTTGAGCAAGCTATCTATTAATCTGTCTAGAATGCCCATATCATAAAATAAAGAGAGTGAATCATCTCTTTCTGGAACATCCATAGTCTTAGGGTCCAATATTCGTTTAAAAATTGCACAAATTTGCATTTGGATGCTCTCACTccttgaattaataaaaatttcgCATAGAGTTCCCCATAGTGAATGAAATAAGTTAGATTTGTCGGATAAATTTTCCATTTCTTTAATGCTTTCTTTTGGACTATTTTGAAGAGCATCATCAGCATATAAAATATCGACATTCGAGCCATATATATTAGTTTCTTTATGaactttaaaatattgagaAGTTGATTCATGAATAGCGTGTCTCAAAAGACCAGGATTAATTTCGCAAAccattgaatatatttcaacTGCTAAATCAATTGGCCTTATATTAGAATAATTTATGAATGATAAATCATTagtatttgaaaaatttttatGATCATCATTTGAAGTGGATAATTCTAACATCTGCCTAGCTCCAATacaattttcatttaaatatCCACAAAACTCACataaaatattgttaaCTTTAAGATTTATGAATATTTGATGTCGTTCATAAATCGAAAGCATTGGGTTTTGTTTTAAAACCGTCAATACTGcatgaataaattttgcAACAAGAAAGTTTTTCTGAATGTTTTCCTTGAgatatttccaaatatcGCTTGTAGTTACGATCATACTAATTATCgatgaaaaattattattaattattgttgCTATTCTTTGAAGGCTTTGCTCATCAAGATGCCTAGGCATAACAACATCTCTTAAATACATTAACCTATAGTTAAGATGAATTGTTCGAACTTCTGGTAAAGGAACAACACTGTGAAATTTAACATTTTCTAAAAACTTCTTGTGagaaaattttattttataattttccAATGTCTCGTCATATTCGCAAgctttaaaaaattttaaataatattcatcGCTTAATAAGATTTCAAATACTTCATTGAAGCTACTGTAGAAAACTATTATTCTACGAAGTACTTGGAATATTTTATGTAGCCCAATCAAATCAGAATTTTGTTCAAATTCTTCCATTAGATTAAAAAGtgaatcaaaaaattctCTACTTAATAGATCCataacaatattttcagaattaatattggaatcAAGTTCTAGATCATCAATTATTTGATCTATATTACTTGAAGTTGGCCTCTCTAATAGTGAATAGCCCGTACTTTCTTCTGGTAATTCTGCTTCTAATAGGTCAACGCACAGATGCGGAACTAAAGAAGTGATCATGTTCCATATTGAATTACAACTTTCTGAATGCTGGAAACTTAATGCCCTGTATAGATCTGAATTTAGTCCATCCTGCCAAGTAATAatactttctttttgatgGCAATACTCTCGATTCAAGTCAATAGGAGTGTTTACTAATTTAACTATATTATAGTTTTCTATTTCTAGTAAATcctcaatattttttctttgtgAGTGCAGTtctttctcaaaatttGGATCTTCGTCACTTAAGACCtaaaaaagtaaataaaaaaacggttatttatattaagcttaccaaaatattaaacttaTCATTATCcttgtttaattttaaaaagcCAGTTCCGCAGTCAATCCAGTTACCATTTTCAGGATTTACTTCGTAAAGTTTAACCCTACGGTATTCCAATGGCCATGCATTAAAACAATAAACTTTATGCTCTGGGATTGAAATGTTTTTTATAGACTCCAGCTCTGAAAAAGCCATAATTTGTCCATTTTATacagaaataaattaactaTGCGGCATGCTTGTAAAAAAAAGGGTGACAAACATTCGAATAAATTATGTGAGATTTTACATTACTTTAATTCGGAAGCTTTACCATAAATCAGAAGATAATTTTTGGCGTTATATCATAATTTAGCTCAATATAAACTATCCATGAATTCCTACAAGTCTAACAAAAAAACgtataaataaatacatATTTAAATTGCAATTACACGAAAATAAActaattttaaattgaaaaatatagaAAGATAGAAGCTATCTGAAAATATAGTAAATTATCAAAGCTGGACAATCACTTGAAGCTTTATCGATAAAACTTCTTTCGTTGAGGTGAGCACATTTCGAGAATGTCAATGATCAAAGCATAATGATTTGAGCGGCCCAAAATCtcatttgaaaatttatgTTTAATGAACTAATCACCTAAACGGATTATGAATGATTCTTGTTTTCTAAAAATAGTTTGATCTGATCTTTAAGGCATGTCTGAGGTATTAATTCATCCTTTGTAAGAGGAAGCCTATTAAATGGGTCTACGCCATCAGATATCaatattctttcaattACTTTTCTAtccattatttttgaagaCGTTGGAAGTAATACAGGATCTTGCATAATATCCTGCATAATTGGGTCCAGAAATTCCTCCGGTATGTCTGTTTCGTCTATATTAGTCATACTCTGTCCAACTTCATTCTCTTCAAGCTCTTTCTGCAAATATTTGACAAGTTGGTTAAAGCAATCAGATTTACTTTTATTCATCAATCCTTCTCTTCGAGCAATATGGTGTGCCTTTACAAAAGTATGAATCTTAAAATACCTCTgttcatttattatttccaaaatcaaaattttagaaaaatcTGTCTCCATTGGCTTACATTCAACTTTAGAATTAAATGCAAGAGTGACATAGGTCATGCAAACATTAGCCAATAGTTGCCTGGGATTAAAATTATAAGCATCGAAATTGCTTACTTTCAGTTCTAAGCACTTTGGTCCCACTAGCCGATCAAGTGTACAATTCAAGCAAGTCACAATTTGAGGCAGTATTAGTGGGGAGtctaatatttcaaaagtaTAATATTCCGTAATTTTTTGCAATAAACTCGCCGACGCATGTGAAAGTTGCATATAACCTTTGCATGCATGTTCTAATCTTTCTATAGGCATTTCTTCGATTGTACTCTCTATTTCTTCATGATTAGAACTTCTTGATTCATTGTTGGAGTTACCAAactcattattattaatactaatagAATTAGGAACTTGATTGCGCTTTGACTCTCTCTTTTTTATCTCTGCTAGCATTGAAAGTCCCTCCTCAAGTAGATAGTTCAGATCTGAAACGAGtaaatgaataaatttagTAAATGATTCATCTCTCtgtttaataaatttatgtAACCTTTCTCTGTGCAAGTCCACTTTTAATAGAGACTCAAATAACATGATAATAGGTAATCTCAACGAGAACCGATCAAAGTATGGTGACTTTTGTACATCATTGAAAAGAGAAATTAAAGCTGGAAGAATATACTCTGCAGTAAAATCACTAGCTTCTATTCGATGCCTAAATTGAGGAATCTGAAGAAGGTAGTGTATCCCAATTACACCTCTTTGGCACCTAATGTGAGGATTTTTGAAATAGTTTccataatttattataaaaataacgAATGAAATATATGAATCAAAATCGAAACCAATCAAAATTTCGTCGTTGCCCTTAATTCTTAACAATAGCTCAGTAACTGATAATACATCTTCAATTAAGCAAGATGGGAGCGATGAAAACTGTGGTGAAGGCTTACTAGATGGAGCAGTTGACTTAAGCGCTACTGCGATTCGGCCTTGTTTAGAAGCTAGTAATGTATTCCTATCACAATTCTCAACCccattttcatcaaaagaataaattgttctaaaaataaattgaataaatagaGATAAAAAATGCCAAAATGCGGAAATAGTGTTTTGATGGAAAACTGCGCATTCAAATGATAATGCCTCGCAGCTTAATTGCTCAAGATGATGGTCATTCTTATATTTATGCCCAGAAGTGAGTCCGCTTCTATAGtcatttaaatcatttagAATACTCTCATATTCAAGTAATACTGGCTGCATAAAACATTTGATTGATTTACACGAAatccaaaatatttgagttgggaatttgataaagtcttgatattttagattaatttgatttaaatcactcaatttcttctttgttaaatttaatgCAATTTCCACCTGGTCTTTCTCGCCAAGAGTTGCATCATTTACTAAATCTCCTAAAAGATTATGAACCTCATTGCAAATATCATTTAATTGGTTAAATCTCCCGTACATATGAAAAAAACAGTCTAGTTCTGAAACCTTTTCAATCTTAACTGGCTGTAATAGTCTCAACACTATgtgtaaataattaattgaaaatccACTCGTTGAAAGACCAGAAGTTCTCATTATTAGAGAGCGTAAGTTGTGTTGAATTTCTCGTGaattttggatatttcCAAACATTGACAAATCTGGTATTGAATtgtatatttttgatttatctTCATTTGAAGTACATATAATGCCCATCCATTTTATTACCATTC
This is a stretch of genomic DNA from Cryptosporidium parvum Iowa II chromosome 3, whole genome shotgun sequence. It encodes these proteins:
- a CDS encoding ubiquitin-fusion degadation-2 (UFD2) family protein with a UBOX at the C-terminus, which encodes MLTNQEEIENSLIGALLGVSLICTDNPVENPSTKRIFLSDYKNELLIQEKKVALLFDDLENIIFHRLKIFFSTTDNKPRIKAFQFLIDSYNKFINESSIPKKIEINERISNLAQFFPKYCALIIQCPELFEIVCNSECAISDLFEISVPNSFFLTLIQEMESNDPKLFVSTFTDYIERQMDIIRQRKFTDLKLHSIKNIIFLSQFKQTTFILTQTPSFIKSSNTNQGTKVSSGLVQQQNSLLGCIISPNPIDKDFKTNVNPTIMKYFSGLLSKTHSYINQSKMLIKQDLSLVYEHSALVIKNMLKASTECRRMVIKWMGIICTSNEDKSKIYNSIPDLSMFGNIQNSREIQHNLRSLIMRTSGLSTSGFSINYLHIVLRLLQPVKIEKVSELDCFFHMYGRFNQLNDICNEVHNLLGDLVNDATLGEKDQVEIALNLTKKKLSDLNQINLKYQDFIKFPTQIFWISCKSIKCFMQPVLLEYESILNDLNDYRSGLTSGHKYKNDHHLEQLSCEALSFECAVFHQNTISAFWHFLSLFIQFIFRTIYSFDENGVENCDRNTLLASKQGRIAVALKSTAPSSKPSPQFSSLPSCLIEDVLSVTELLLRIKGNDEILIGFDFDSYISFVIFIINYGNYFKNPHIRCQRGVIGIHYLLQIPQFRHRIEASDFTAEYILPALISLFNDVQKSPYFDRFSLRLPIIMLFESLLKVDLHRERLHKFIKQRDESFTKFIHLLVSDLNYLLEEGLSMLAEIKKRESKRNQVPNSISINNNEFGNSNNESRSSNHEEIESTIEEMPIERLEHACKGYMQLSHASASLLQKITEYYTFEILDSPLILPQIVTCLNCTLDRLVGPKCLELKVSNFDAYNFNPRQLLANVCMTYVTLAFNSKVECKPMETDFSKILILEIINEQRYFKIHTFVKAHHIARREGLMNKSKSDCFNQLVKYLQKELEENEVGQSMTNIDETDIPEEFLDPIMQDIMQDPVLLPTSSKIMDRKVIERILISDGVDPFNRLPLTKDELIPQTCLKDQIKLFLENKNHS
- a CDS encoding Yn1201cp-family protein, which encodes RRVKLYEVNPENGNWIDCGTGFLKLNKDNDKFNILVLSDEDPNFEKELHSQRKNIEDLLEIENYNIVKLVNTPIDLNREYCHQKESIITWQDGLNSDLYRALSFQHSESCNSIWNMITSLVPHLCVDLLEAELPEESTGYSLLERPTSSNIDQIIDDLELDSNINSENIVMDLLSREFFDSLFNLMEEFEQNSDLIGLHKIFQVLRRIIVFYSSFNEVFEILLSDEYYLKFFKACEYDETLENYKIKFSHKKFLENVKFHSVVPLPEVRTIHLNYRLMYLRDVVMPRHLDEQSLQRIATIINNNFSSIISMIVTTSDIWKYLKENIQKNFLVAKFIHAVLTVLKQNPMLSIYERHQIFINLKVNNILCEFCGYLNENCIGARQMLELSTSNDDHKNFSNTNDLSFINYSNIRPIDLAVEIYSMVCEINPGLLRHAIHESTSQYFKVHKETNIYGSNVDILYADDALQNSPKESIKEMENLSDKSNLFHSLWGTLCEIFINSRSESIQMQICAIFKRILDPKTMDVPERDDSLSLFYDMGILDRLIDSLLNDSLIFTEFNPLYSARVLFCDILATCVQEHNYRIKYKILQNQLPRKLLRIATRPFHKIFSISVIKFLRTCLGTRDDFYYRLFTKHDIFKYIFLIMDQLKVPRNRGEGSILESVVIEMLDFICRNNIQLILKYLLENYIVVICNLNLKASRGSKCRVFSRMLESFKLLSKSTQSLNNCRKNGSNILSSNTHSGLTADHDLKSYFTCEKRKFHSHKFQCLDKGVDIVDNFEDNTIKETADPDSKNNANIDEIPKEISELFEYNDFDNLSKQHKEHQKRPIRKKKN